One window of the Nothobranchius furzeri strain GRZ-AD chromosome 3, NfurGRZ-RIMD1, whole genome shotgun sequence genome contains the following:
- the si:ch73-361p23.3 gene encoding tumor necrosis factor receptor superfamily member 4, giving the protein MTDVNDVVLENPLPFREFLSHSQLVAHSEHPGTAGNGRPNMLQLNLFVLILTFGELILDLNGLMCEKGHRIAFRKSTCEPCPDGYFQPIENDTGSCLGCVECNEKSGSSTDRECTLLTNRKCKCRDGFVPLTEDSVLCRCDPGFGLQDGVCSKCKEGSFSKTVNSPCKEWTHCPAGVKQSGSATSDVICNESKINPPTVKPSTPHTPHIFAVITTRRPHEGDHTLRTDSITTPTSSQQDNVPTTSQSNTRNQTGVVILLLGIAGLLVWTAITCKMHITLCKRKTKQNKDSLCRRPVEESGDSHESVVKLNLEP; this is encoded by the exons ATGACTGACGTAAATGATGTGGTTTTAGAAAACCCACTCCCCTTTCGGGAGTTTCTGTCTCACTCTCAGTTGGTTGCTCACTCAGAACACCCAGGCACGGCTGGTAACGGGCGACCAAACATGCTTCAATTGAATCTGTTTGTTTTAATTCTAACATTTGGTGAACTCATCCTAGATTTAAATGGTTTGATGTgcgaaaaag GTCACAGAATAGCTTTTCGTAAATCTACATGTGAACCCTGCCCTGATGGATATTTTCAGCCAATAGAAAATGATACTGGAAGTTGCCTTGGATGTGTGGAGTGTAACGAAA AGTCAGGGAGTTCCACCGATAGGGAATGCACCTTACTGACAAACAGAAAATGCAAGTGTCGAGATGGTTTTGTTCCTTTGACAGAAGATTCTGTCTTGTGCCGATGTGACCCAGGGTTTGGACTCCAGGATGGAG TTTGTTCAAAATGCAAAGAAGGATCTTTCAGCAAAACTGTCAACTCACCTTGTAAAGAATGGACACA CTGTCCAGCAGGAGTAAAACAGTCTGGAAGTGCTACCTCTGATGTAATCTGTAATGAGTCAAAGATCAATCCACCAACAGTGAAACCCTCCACACCACACACACCGCACATTTTCGCCGTCATAACGACCCGTCGTCCACACGAGGGGGATCATACACTAAGGACTGACTCTATCACCACCCCAACTTCCTCACAACAAGACAACGTGCCTACCACCTCTCAGTCCAACACTAGAAACCAAACAG GTGTGGTCATTCTTCTTCTGGGAATTGCTGGACTGCTTGTTTGGACTGCGATAACCTGCAAGATGCACATCACCCTTTGCAAGCGAAAAACCAAGCAAA ACAAGGACTCTTTGTGTCGGAGGCCCGTTGAGGAAAGCGGCGACAGCCACGAATCCGTCGTCAAGCTCAATCTCGAGCCCTGA